A section of the Flavobacteriales bacterium genome encodes:
- a CDS encoding T9SS type A sorting domain-containing protein, translated as MAASVVAPAQEWQWIKRFGASGSNDHARIAKDTVGNYYLGGSFGPMVINQDTVWGTNVLLKLNGTGEPQWVRRPERTGNVLCTGFADAPAPFVAAHPSGTATYFAGEICGEWLFGTHAVSEMGSNGTQLFLARYDQNGNCTWVRTFGGSQDDHVASFEGTPTDELLLTYAGSAMTVDGINVPTGVSILKFNAVGVCQWAIEVPPGSGSYSADIAAVEDGFYLASRALQGAGPLLTFDSVSVDVSERRFVLVKYNYDGHAIWGRSHGENMVHDPSPWMGTITANNTGVLLSGYMSADTVLFGTDSLFGASQMFLIRFGPDGDYLWSLVSSTLFGYDIWASDMTMGHAGDAYVLCRLTPQQPSTNVDVGGCTRIFDQIDYDSMYLIHLDTDGSCIQTVQARTNGFGPGPGPEHGSWSLVLDAAEQPVVCGQFRGTAVFGSTTLSSGQNFYDVYVGKLDALDGIPPWEVDELLLYANPNQGSFRIKVPTGLRNEVDLLLSVFDSSGRLVRARQLDMSGGDPRMDVSGVAPGLYKVTLSKGDRVYHGSMVVE; from the coding sequence GTGGCAGCGAGCGTTGTTGCGCCGGCGCAGGAATGGCAGTGGATCAAGCGGTTCGGGGCATCCGGCAGCAATGACCATGCGCGCATCGCCAAGGACACCGTGGGGAACTACTATCTGGGTGGTTCGTTTGGGCCAATGGTCATCAACCAGGATACCGTTTGGGGCACCAATGTCCTACTGAAGCTCAACGGTACTGGAGAACCGCAATGGGTGCGGCGCCCGGAAAGGACAGGGAACGTCCTGTGTACAGGTTTCGCGGATGCGCCAGCACCTTTCGTCGCTGCCCATCCCTCCGGTACCGCCACCTACTTTGCTGGCGAGATCTGCGGTGAGTGGCTCTTCGGCACCCATGCGGTCAGCGAAATGGGCAGCAATGGTACCCAGCTCTTTTTAGCCCGGTATGATCAGAATGGCAATTGCACTTGGGTGAGAACGTTCGGTGGATCACAGGATGACCACGTCGCCAGCTTTGAGGGCACCCCGACCGACGAGCTGCTGCTGACCTACGCCGGGAGTGCGATGACCGTGGACGGGATCAATGTGCCCACCGGTGTCTCCATCCTGAAGTTCAACGCGGTGGGCGTGTGCCAGTGGGCCATAGAGGTGCCACCAGGAAGCGGGAGTTACAGCGCTGACATCGCCGCGGTTGAGGACGGCTTCTACCTGGCCAGCAGGGCGCTGCAGGGAGCCGGGCCCTTGCTCACCTTCGATTCGGTCAGCGTGGACGTGAGCGAACGAAGGTTCGTATTGGTCAAGTACAACTACGATGGCCATGCCATCTGGGGCAGGAGCCATGGAGAGAACATGGTGCACGACCCCAGCCCTTGGATGGGCACGATCACTGCGAACAACACCGGGGTGCTGCTATCCGGCTACATGAGTGCGGATACAGTGCTATTTGGTACCGACAGCCTCTTCGGTGCAAGTCAAATGTTCCTGATCCGGTTTGGGCCGGATGGGGATTACCTTTGGTCTCTGGTCAGTAGTACGTTGTTCGGCTACGACATTTGGGCGTCCGATATGACGATGGGCCATGCGGGAGACGCATATGTGCTTTGCCGTTTGACTCCACAGCAGCCGAGCACCAACGTGGATGTAGGAGGTTGTACGCGAATATTCGACCAGATCGACTATGATTCGATGTATCTGATCCACCTCGATACAGATGGTTCATGCATTCAAACGGTCCAAGCGCGCACGAATGGTTTTGGCCCCGGACCCGGTCCGGAGCACGGCAGTTGGTCCCTGGTGCTCGACGCGGCGGAGCAACCGGTGGTCTGCGGCCAGTTCCGGGGCACGGCGGTCTTCGGCAGCACCACCTTGTCCAGTGGACAGAACTTCTACGATGTGTATGTGGGCAAGCTGGACGCGTTGGATGGCATACCGCCCTGGGAAGTGGATGAACTGCTCCTCTACGCCAACCCCAACCAGGGCTCGTTCCGGATCAAGGTGCCCACCGGTCTGCGGAACGAAGTGGACCTCCTGTTGAGCGTCTTCGACAGCAGCGGCCGGCTGGTGCGTGCCCGGCAGCTGGACATGAGCGGCGGCGACCCCCGGATGGACGTATCCGGCGTGGCGCCCGGGCTGTACAAGGTGACCTTGAGCAAGGGTGACCGGGTCTACCACGGCAGCATGGTGGTGGAGTGA
- a CDS encoding peptide MFS transporter, whose translation MSTVAVTGRKHPSGLPFLFLTEMWERFGYYLMIGIFQLYLTDPLSTGGMAMDRKDAADIYGTFIAFVFLTPFLGGLLADRVLGYTRSIFLGGTLMGLGYIGLALPGMTAFYTSLALIILGNGFFKPNISTLLGNLYNDDAYRARKDSGYNIFYMGINVGASICNLFAAYMRNRYGWGEAFATAGVGMFIGLIVFAIGLKHYRHADVKKPAQKEDMPLSRVFATVFLPAIIVGIGAWTIPGNVFGSDSTDAFIFATIPVIIFYVGLWIRASVADKAPLAALLAIFAVSIMFWAVFKQNGTALTTWAQFYTDREIPAAVQPAAESLYLAEQVVYADDSVTAYDNSFKVVKVDGREVKEWGLPVYFKNLQPELRPAEGDTVYLYNTELFQSVNPLWVILLTPVVVAFFAGLKRRGREPNTATKIAWGLAVSALSTLVMVAAVYVCNNGEMKASAWWLVACYGVVTIGELFLSPMGLSLVSKVSPKRLTALMMGGWFLSTSIGNKLSGILATLWDGYAHKSSFFLVNFALLGAAAVALFLMLRWLNKTIAEH comes from the coding sequence ATGAGCACCGTCGCCGTCACCGGCCGCAAGCACCCCAGCGGCCTGCCCTTCCTGTTCCTCACCGAGATGTGGGAGCGGTTCGGGTACTACCTGATGATCGGCATCTTCCAGCTGTACCTCACCGATCCGCTGAGCACGGGAGGGATGGCGATGGACCGCAAGGACGCGGCCGACATCTACGGGACCTTCATCGCCTTCGTGTTCCTGACGCCCTTCCTGGGCGGCCTCCTCGCCGACCGGGTGCTGGGCTACACGCGCAGCATCTTCCTGGGCGGCACGCTGATGGGGCTCGGTTACATCGGGCTGGCCCTGCCGGGGATGACGGCCTTCTACACCTCGCTGGCGCTGATCATCCTGGGCAACGGCTTCTTCAAGCCCAACATCAGCACCCTGCTGGGCAACCTGTACAACGACGACGCCTACCGGGCGCGCAAGGACAGCGGCTACAACATCTTCTACATGGGCATCAACGTGGGGGCGAGCATCTGCAACCTCTTCGCCGCCTACATGCGCAACCGCTACGGCTGGGGCGAGGCCTTCGCCACGGCGGGCGTGGGCATGTTCATCGGCCTCATCGTGTTCGCCATCGGGCTGAAGCACTACCGCCACGCCGACGTGAAGAAGCCCGCGCAGAAGGAGGACATGCCGCTCTCGCGCGTGTTCGCCACGGTGTTCCTGCCGGCCATCATCGTGGGCATCGGCGCGTGGACCATCCCCGGCAACGTGTTCGGCAGCGACAGCACGGACGCCTTCATCTTCGCCACCATCCCGGTGATCATCTTCTACGTGGGCCTGTGGATCCGGGCGAGCGTGGCGGACAAGGCGCCGCTGGCGGCCCTGCTGGCCATTTTCGCCGTCAGCATCATGTTCTGGGCGGTGTTCAAGCAGAACGGCACGGCCCTCACCACCTGGGCGCAGTTCTACACCGACCGCGAGATCCCCGCCGCCGTGCAGCCCGCCGCCGAGTCGCTCTACCTGGCCGAGCAGGTGGTGTACGCGGACGACTCGGTGACCGCCTACGACAACAGCTTCAAGGTGGTGAAGGTGGACGGCCGGGAGGTGAAGGAATGGGGACTGCCGGTGTACTTCAAGAACCTGCAGCCCGAACTGCGGCCGGCCGAGGGCGACACGGTGTACCTGTACAACACCGAGCTGTTCCAGAGCGTCAACCCCCTGTGGGTGATCCTGCTGACGCCGGTGGTGGTGGCCTTCTTCGCGGGGCTGAAGCGGCGCGGGCGCGAGCCCAACACCGCCACCAAGATCGCCTGGGGCCTGGCGGTGAGCGCGCTGAGCACGCTGGTGATGGTGGCCGCCGTGTACGTGTGCAACAACGGCGAAATGAAGGCCAGCGCCTGGTGGCTGGTGGCCTGCTACGGCGTGGTCACCATCGGCGAGCTCTTCCTGAGCCCCATGGGCCTGAGCCTGGTGAGCAAGGTGAGCCCCAAGCGCCTCACCGCGCTGATGATGGGCGGCTGGTTCCTCAGCACCAGCATCGGCAACAAGCTCAGCGGCATCCTGGCCACGTTGTGGGACGGCTACGCGCACAAGAGCAGCTTCTTCCTGGTGAACTTCGCCCTGCTGGGCGCCGCCGCCGTGGCCCTCTTCCTCATGCTCCGCTGGCTGAACAAGACCATCGCCGAACACTGA
- a CDS encoding thioredoxin family protein, translating to MRSPLLALLVPVLIHGTVSAQGTTTTAPAGPAINWLSLEQAQAATKKVPKPILVDVYTNWCGPCKMLASRTFTDPKLVEYVNSHFYAVKFNAEGGDPVTFKGQTFKNPQYNPAAGGGRNGTHELTYAIANVEGRIAYPTVVYLNENLEVIAPVQGYLTPQQIEPILKYIGEGAYKKQDYPSFQTGFTAGW from the coding sequence ATGCGCTCCCCCCTCCTCGCCCTCCTGGTGCCCGTCCTGATCCACGGCACGGTGTCCGCCCAGGGCACCACCACCACCGCCCCGGCCGGCCCCGCCATCAACTGGCTGAGCCTGGAACAGGCCCAGGCGGCCACCAAGAAGGTGCCCAAGCCCATCCTGGTGGACGTGTACACCAACTGGTGCGGCCCCTGCAAGATGCTGGCCAGCCGCACCTTCACCGACCCCAAGTTGGTGGAGTACGTCAACAGCCATTTCTACGCCGTGAAGTTCAACGCCGAGGGGGGCGACCCGGTGACCTTCAAGGGCCAGACCTTCAAGAACCCGCAGTACAACCCGGCGGCGGGCGGCGGCCGCAACGGCACGCACGAGCTCACCTACGCCATCGCCAACGTGGAGGGCCGCATCGCCTACCCCACGGTGGTGTACCTCAACGAGAACCTCGAGGTGATCGCCCCGGTGCAGGGCTACCTCACCCCCCAGCAGATCGAGCCGATCCTGAAGTACATCGGCGAAGGGGCCTACAAGAAGCAGGACTATCCGAGCTTCCAGACGGGCTTCACGGCGGGTTGGTAG
- a CDS encoding peptide MFS transporter → MSQNLTLDQIRTFEGKYPRQLWALFFTEMWERFCFYGMRGMLTVFMVSQLMLDDRTANLQYGAIQAFVYAFTFIGGVFADKVLGFRKSLLWGALLMIVGGLVVAVSPTELFYIGICFSIIGTGFFKPNISTMVGQLYHVDDSRRDAGFSLFYAGINLGALLGGILMVYVGKYHSWSWAFALVGVVMTISLINFLYTQRSLGPIGLSPLHPDMPVNRRKIYEIATYIGSLVAIPFILLLVTNTAYTDLFMYLIGPATLVYLGWEMRKFSAAENKRLLAALVFILFSVLFWAFFEQSGGSLSLFALNNLKHSLLGIPMDPNVVNNSSNSLFVIAFAAPLGILWVWLAKRKLEPNSVVKFGLGFLLLALAFYVFYATIFFADADGVTSLDLFTLGYFVITFGELCLSPIGLSLMTKLSPQSVQGLMMGMWFLASAYGQYVAGLLGAGMSVVGEEATNMAKLQSYTDGYLQLGLYALVAGVVLIAISPVVRRLMRGVH, encoded by the coding sequence ATGTCGCAGAACCTGACGCTCGACCAGATCCGCACCTTCGAGGGCAAGTACCCCCGGCAGCTGTGGGCGCTCTTCTTCACCGAGATGTGGGAGCGCTTCTGCTTCTACGGCATGCGCGGCATGCTCACGGTGTTCATGGTGAGCCAGCTGATGCTGGACGACCGCACGGCCAACCTGCAGTACGGCGCCATCCAGGCCTTCGTGTACGCCTTCACCTTCATCGGCGGGGTGTTCGCCGACAAGGTCCTGGGCTTCCGCAAGTCGCTGCTGTGGGGCGCGCTGCTGATGATCGTGGGCGGGCTGGTGGTCGCCGTGTCGCCCACCGAGCTCTTCTACATCGGCATCTGCTTCAGCATCATCGGCACGGGCTTCTTCAAGCCCAACATCAGCACCATGGTGGGGCAGCTGTACCACGTCGACGACAGCCGCCGCGATGCGGGATTCAGCCTCTTCTACGCGGGCATCAACCTGGGCGCGCTGCTGGGCGGCATCCTGATGGTGTACGTGGGCAAGTACCACAGCTGGAGCTGGGCCTTCGCGCTGGTGGGCGTGGTGATGACCATCAGCCTCATCAACTTCCTGTACACCCAGCGCAGCCTGGGGCCCATCGGCCTGAGCCCGCTGCACCCGGACATGCCGGTGAACCGCCGCAAGATCTACGAGATCGCCACCTACATCGGCTCGCTGGTGGCCATCCCCTTCATCCTGCTGCTGGTGACCAACACGGCGTACACCGACCTGTTCATGTACCTCATCGGTCCGGCCACGCTGGTGTACCTGGGCTGGGAGATGCGGAAGTTCAGCGCGGCGGAGAACAAGCGGCTGCTGGCGGCGCTGGTCTTCATCCTGTTCTCGGTGCTGTTCTGGGCCTTCTTCGAGCAGAGCGGCGGCAGCCTCAGCCTGTTCGCGCTGAACAACCTGAAGCACAGCCTGCTGGGCATCCCCATGGACCCCAACGTGGTGAACAACAGCTCCAACTCGCTCTTCGTGATCGCCTTCGCGGCCCCGCTGGGCATCCTGTGGGTGTGGCTGGCCAAGCGGAAGCTGGAGCCCAACAGCGTGGTGAAGTTCGGCCTGGGCTTCCTGCTGCTGGCGCTGGCCTTCTACGTGTTCTACGCCACCATCTTCTTCGCCGATGCGGACGGGGTGACCTCGCTCGACCTCTTCACCCTGGGCTACTTCGTGATCACCTTCGGGGAGCTGTGCCTGAGCCCGATCGGCCTGTCGCTGATGACCAAGCTGTCGCCGCAGAGCGTGCAGGGGCTGATGATGGGCATGTGGTTCCTGGCCAGCGCCTACGGCCAGTACGTGGCGGGCCTGCTGGGCGCGGGCATGAGCGTGGTGGGCGAGGAGGCCACCAACATGGCCAAGCTCCAGAGCTACACCGACGGCTACCTGCAGCTGGGCCTCTACGCGCTGGTGGCCGGGGTGGTGCTCATCGCCATCAGCCCCGTGGTGCGCCGCCTGATGCGGGGCGTCCATTGA
- a CDS encoding OmpA family protein — protein MVRTVLLPALLVAAPMLAQTGLQRTLNADTMPNLVPNPGFEETKRLQCAWTQDARKFSEEVMVGWTSPTETTPDHFSLQSDPDCWSHPGKRTGGRARPHGGEAMAGIKTWGRGNTPTHWHEYLQIELTAPLEAGVRYVAECWVMRASFSNEASNNIGLLLAPEPVSSRDCLPLHITPSVNEDKLVRKSGWHKVSGVIEATGGERFLLIGNFYSDEATQHERFPEGERGAYYFVDDVNVRVAPPGSALSPEPKESVPPPPKVRVADHAGTAQVELPRVEPEVGKSIVLDHIFFDFDKAELKPESHAELEKVVHLLTDYPHMRIEIGAHTDDQGSEAYNIRLSNDRAKAVVDHLVKEKVDAARLSWKGYGKSRPVADNATEEGRAKNRRVEFTVLER, from the coding sequence ATGGTCCGCACCGTACTCCTTCCCGCCCTGTTGGTGGCCGCGCCGATGCTGGCGCAGACCGGTCTGCAACGCACGCTGAACGCCGACACGATGCCGAACCTCGTCCCCAACCCCGGCTTCGAGGAGACCAAGCGGCTGCAGTGCGCCTGGACGCAGGACGCCCGCAAGTTCAGCGAGGAGGTGATGGTGGGGTGGACGAGCCCGACGGAGACCACACCGGACCACTTCAGCCTGCAGAGCGACCCGGACTGCTGGAGCCACCCCGGCAAGCGCACCGGGGGACGTGCGCGTCCGCACGGCGGTGAGGCCATGGCGGGCATCAAGACCTGGGGCCGGGGCAACACGCCCACGCACTGGCACGAGTACCTGCAGATCGAGCTCACCGCGCCGCTGGAGGCCGGGGTGCGCTATGTGGCCGAGTGCTGGGTGATGCGCGCCAGCTTCAGCAACGAGGCGAGCAACAACATCGGCCTGCTGCTGGCGCCGGAACCGGTGAGCTCGCGCGACTGCCTGCCGCTGCACATCACCCCGTCGGTGAACGAGGACAAGCTGGTGAGGAAGAGCGGCTGGCACAAGGTGAGCGGCGTGATCGAGGCCACCGGCGGCGAGCGCTTCCTGCTCATCGGCAACTTCTACAGCGACGAGGCCACCCAGCATGAACGCTTCCCCGAGGGCGAGCGTGGCGCCTACTACTTCGTGGACGATGTGAACGTGCGGGTGGCGCCGCCGGGCAGCGCGCTGAGCCCCGAGCCGAAGGAGAGCGTGCCGCCGCCGCCGAAGGTGCGCGTGGCCGACCACGCCGGCACGGCCCAGGTGGAGCTGCCCCGCGTGGAGCCCGAGGTGGGCAAGAGCATCGTGCTGGACCACATCTTCTTCGACTTCGACAAGGCCGAGCTGAAGCCCGAGAGCCACGCCGAGCTGGAGAAGGTGGTGCACCTGCTCACCGACTACCCGCACATGCGGATCGAGATCGGCGCGCACACGGACGACCAGGGCAGCGAGGCCTACAACATCCGCCTGAGCAACGACCGTGCGAAGGCCGTGGTGGACCACCTGGTGAAGGAGAAGGTGGATGCCGCGCGCCTGAGCTGGAAGGGCTACGGCAAGAGCCGGCCCGTGGCGGACAATGCCACCGAGGAGGGCCGCGCGAAGAACCGCCGCGTGGAGTTCACCGTGCTGGAACGGTAG
- a CDS encoding DNA-binding protein gives MNITFNELRRIKDRLPDGSIHRIARELDMNVETVWNYFGGYSHPQGRPMGVHLEPGADGGVVSLDDTRILDIAQRILKEEPA, from the coding sequence ATGAACATCACCTTCAATGAACTGCGCAGGATCAAGGACCGGCTGCCCGACGGCAGCATCCACCGCATCGCCCGCGAGCTGGACATGAACGTGGAGACGGTGTGGAACTATTTCGGGGGCTACAGCCATCCGCAGGGCCGCCCCATGGGCGTGCACCTGGAGCCGGGCGCCGACGGGGGCGTGGTGTCGCTGGACGACACGCGCATCCTCGACATCGCGCAGCGGATCCTGAAGGAGGAGCCTGCGTAG
- a CDS encoding T9SS type A sorting domain-containing protein, which yields MSPRISLTASLWVAASVVAPAQEWQWVKQFGASGSNDHARIAKDTVGNYYLGCSIAGLVVGPDTINGRNAFMKLNGNGEPQWGGAAEFTGNSYCSDLDDAPAPFVAAHPAGSDAYFAGEICGEWLFGNQVVNEYGNGTQIFLAHYDGNGDCTWVKIFGGALSDHVASFEGTPTDELLLTYAGSAMTVDGINVPTGVSILKFNAVGVCQWAIEVPPGSGSYSADIAAVEDGFYLASRALQGAGPLLTFDTVSVDVSERRFVLVKYNYDGHAIWGRSHGENMVHYPGPLMGKIAANSTGVLLSGSMYVDTIYFGTDSLIGAGELFMIRFGPDGSYLWSFTSDSPYGDVSVADLVLGDTGDAYALCRLKPMQPATIVDVAGCAQEFDSYDYDSMYLVHLDEDGDCIQSVFARTNSYGSGPGPVRGRWSMVLDAAEQPVVCGQFRGTAVFGSTTFSSGQNFYDVYVGKLDALDGIPPWEVDELLLYANPNQGSFRIKVPTGLRNEVDLLLSVFDSSGRLVRARQLDMSSGDPRMDVSGVAPGLYKVTLSKGDRVYHGSMVVE from the coding sequence ATGAGCCCGCGAATTTCCCTGACCGCTTCGCTTTGGGTGGCAGCGAGCGTTGTTGCGCCAGCGCAGGAATGGCAGTGGGTCAAGCAGTTCGGGGCATCCGGCAGCAATGACCATGCGCGCATCGCCAAGGACACCGTGGGGAATTACTACCTGGGCTGTTCCATCGCTGGCCTGGTCGTTGGCCCGGATACGATCAATGGTCGCAATGCCTTCATGAAGTTGAACGGCAACGGAGAACCCCAATGGGGTGGGGCTGCCGAGTTCACCGGCAATAGCTATTGTTCGGACCTTGATGACGCGCCGGCACCCTTTGTAGCCGCACACCCGGCAGGAAGCGACGCCTACTTCGCCGGTGAGATCTGTGGTGAGTGGCTTTTTGGCAACCAGGTGGTGAACGAGTACGGCAATGGCACGCAGATCTTCCTGGCCCACTATGATGGGAACGGCGATTGCACGTGGGTCAAGATCTTTGGCGGCGCATTAAGCGACCACGTCGCCAGCTTTGAGGGCACCCCGACCGACGAGCTGCTGCTGACCTACGCCGGGAGTGCGATGACCGTGGACGGGATCAATGTGCCCACCGGTGTCTCCATCCTGAAGTTCAACGCGGTGGGCGTGTGCCAGTGGGCCATAGAGGTGCCACCAGGAAGCGGGAGTTACAGCGCTGACATCGCCGCGGTTGAGGACGGCTTCTACCTGGCCAGCAGGGCGCTGCAGGGAGCCGGGCCCTTGCTCACCTTCGATACGGTCAGCGTGGACGTGAGCGAACGAAGGTTCGTATTGGTCAAGTACAACTACGATGGCCATGCCATCTGGGGCAGGAGCCATGGAGAGAACATGGTGCACTACCCCGGGCCGTTGATGGGCAAGATCGCCGCGAACAGCACCGGGGTACTCCTGTCCGGTAGCATGTATGTGGATACGATCTACTTCGGCACGGACAGTCTGATCGGTGCAGGTGAACTGTTCATGATCCGGTTCGGTCCAGATGGGTCCTACCTGTGGTCCTTCACCAGTGACTCACCTTATGGTGATGTTTCGGTGGCCGATCTCGTCCTGGGCGATACGGGCGATGCGTATGCCCTGTGCCGACTGAAACCCATGCAACCTGCGACGATCGTGGATGTGGCCGGCTGTGCTCAGGAATTCGATTCCTACGACTACGATTCGATGTACCTGGTCCACCTCGATGAGGATGGAGATTGCATCCAGTCCGTCTTCGCACGAACGAACAGCTACGGCTCCGGGCCCGGTCCGGTGCGCGGCAGATGGTCGATGGTGCTGGACGCGGCGGAACAACCGGTGGTCTGCGGCCAGTTCCGGGGCACGGCGGTCTTCGGCAGCACCACCTTCTCCAGTGGACAGAACTTCTACGATGTGTATGTGGGCAAGCTGGACGCGTTGGATGGCATACCGCCCTGGGAAGTGGATGAACTGCTCCTCTACGCCAACCCCAACCAGGGCTCGTTCCGGATCAAGGTGCCCACCGGTCTGCGGAACGAAGTGGACCTCCTGTTGAGCGTCTTCGACAGCAGCGGCCGGCTGGTGCGTGCCCGGCAGCTGGACATGAGCAGCGGCGACCCCCGGATGGACGTATCCGGCGTGGCACCCGGGCTGTACAAGGTGACCTTGAGCAAGGGCGACCGGGTCTACCACGGCAGCATGGTGGTGGAGTGA
- a CDS encoding MATE family efflux transporter, translating into MARLFDLIRESLRGEEQDYTSMGVRRAIVLLSIPMIMEMGMEALFALVDTYFVSKLGVLGTATITLTETCMVPVYSIAWGLGMGITAVVARRTGEKDRDGTRAAAGQSLLIALVCGLLMAVPAVLFAGPLLRMMGAAPDVLVVAVPYARLMFASNLVVTLLFALNAVFRGAGNPGIALRTLAIANGINIVLDPLFIFGIGFFPELGVQGAAVATTIGRSCGVLYLCWNFFRREGTLAVTLPDLRPVREVIMGVVKVSLGGVGQFLIASLSWVFLVRIVADFGTEAVGGYGVAVRIIIVALLPAWGMANAAATLVGQNLGAGQPDRAQRSAWLCGHYNMVFMVLVTVFFWAAAPWIVSFFDQGPEADGYSILAMRVISLGYFFYGYGMVLSQALNGAGDSLTPTWLNVICFWAMEIPMAYLLAITFGLGPLGVFASVAICESVLAILSAVVFQRGRWKQVKV; encoded by the coding sequence ATGGCCCGCCTTTTCGACCTGATCCGTGAAAGCCTGCGTGGCGAGGAGCAGGACTACACCAGCATGGGCGTGCGCCGCGCCATCGTGCTGCTCAGCATCCCCATGATCATGGAGATGGGCATGGAGGCGCTCTTCGCCCTGGTGGACACCTACTTCGTGAGCAAGCTGGGCGTGCTGGGCACCGCCACGATCACGCTGACGGAGACCTGCATGGTGCCGGTGTACTCGATCGCCTGGGGGCTGGGCATGGGCATCACCGCCGTGGTGGCGCGGCGCACCGGCGAAAAGGACCGCGACGGCACGCGCGCGGCGGCGGGACAGAGCCTGCTCATCGCCCTCGTGTGCGGCCTGTTGATGGCCGTGCCCGCCGTGCTGTTCGCCGGGCCGCTGCTGCGGATGATGGGCGCCGCGCCGGATGTGCTGGTGGTGGCGGTCCCCTACGCACGGCTCATGTTCGCCAGCAACCTGGTGGTCACCCTGCTCTTCGCCTTGAACGCCGTGTTCAGGGGGGCGGGCAACCCCGGCATCGCCCTGCGCACGCTGGCCATTGCCAACGGCATCAACATCGTCCTCGACCCGCTGTTCATCTTCGGCATCGGCTTCTTTCCGGAGCTCGGGGTGCAGGGCGCCGCCGTGGCCACCACCATCGGACGCAGTTGCGGGGTGCTCTATCTGTGCTGGAACTTCTTCCGCCGCGAGGGCACGCTGGCCGTCACCCTGCCCGACCTGCGACCGGTGCGTGAGGTGATCATGGGCGTTGTGAAGGTCTCGCTCGGGGGCGTCGGCCAGTTCCTCATCGCCAGCCTCAGCTGGGTCTTCCTGGTGCGCATCGTGGCGGACTTCGGCACCGAGGCCGTGGGCGGTTACGGCGTGGCCGTCCGCATCATCATCGTCGCCCTGCTGCCGGCCTGGGGCATGGCGAACGCCGCAGCCACCCTCGTAGGGCAGAACCTCGGCGCCGGGCAGCCCGATCGCGCCCAGCGCAGCGCCTGGCTCTGCGGCCACTACAACATGGTGTTCATGGTGCTGGTCACCGTCTTCTTCTGGGCCGCCGCGCCGTGGATCGTGTCCTTCTTCGATCAGGGCCCGGAGGCCGACGGCTACTCGATCCTGGCCATGCGCGTGATCAGCCTGGGCTACTTCTTCTACGGCTACGGCATGGTGCTTTCACAGGCGCTGAACGGGGCGGGCGACAGCCTCACGCCCACCTGGCTCAACGTGATCTGCTTCTGGGCGATGGAGATCCCCATGGCCTACCTGCTGGCGATCACCTTCGGGCTCGGGCCGCTGGGGGTGTTCGCCTCGGTGGCCATCTGCGAGAGCGTCCTGGCCATCCTCAGCGCTGTGGTCTTCCAACGCGGGCGCTGGAAACAGGTGAAGGTCTAG